The DNA region tttaaaggtacactgtgcaagatttttagatgtttatttccagaattcatgctacccattcactaatgctacctttttcatgaaaacttaccaccaccatcaaattctatgtagcctattcattaatactggaaaaattgcatttttcatacatgaaaaggcgaTCTTCTCCttggcccgccattttgaatttccagaaatagccattttttgctgcaaaaatgactgtacttgggccatactagaaaatattagcttattacttagtaaactttcatgaaaagatcaaatttggcaataggcagcccagtttcaatgagcagcatagttgcagtaccttttactTACCTGCTTTCTTCCATTTGACATTCTAATTATGTGGTACTTTTGGATGTCTACTCTATGGCACCCCCAGGacgtttggtgccctaggccagtgtttcccaaccttttttgtcttgtgtaccccctaagcattttcgttgtgtcatgagtaccccctaagtcaagttttatatcgctttctctatcccaatgtaactaagcgccatgtatttgttaaaattatatttttccaagtaccccctgcaatgtgctcgcgtacccctagtggtacacgtacccctggttgggaaacactgccctaggcgactgccttgtctgcctgtgcCTAGAGTCAGCCCTGAAAATTGGTTTATTTACCGGTTGGCCCATAATGCAGGCTGTTcccccagtggaacgctgtaaaagACTGAAAAGTTAAataccacactacactactataatgtaacacagggcctttggtaatgcactatgacttggtcattgccactctggtaacagcaaattgataacgctgtgtcttaatgggttaacttCGCTTCATATTCGATTTTTGCACAAGTGCATCATGATGAATTAATTAATCAAGCTCTTCAGAGATTTGAATGCATAAACTCAGATACTCCCACTCTCAGGAAGATGCAAATATTGATTAAGATCCAGAAACTCAACTGCTGTACAAACAGTGACTCATTTCATGTCTATGAATAttctcattcatgcaggtcatgtCGGTCGAAACAAGAGTTGAGTTTTAAGCAACTTGACTACCTTTTTGTCTCACCTAACCTTCTACCGTGTTTTCTTTTTCCTAAGCAGCTATTGGTGGATGATCAGTGTCATTTTGGTCAGATATAGTATGTCTGCTAATTCCAGGGCTGGTGCCagaatagagtaggcctatttgcactGTCACCTACTGTAGACTCATCTCTCATCCCACACACTCTAATAAAGCATCACCCAAAGGGCACCAATTCtagtcaggcctgtcacaaccaggcaagcaaactaggtaaATGCCTAGGGGCTCGTGCTGAAAGGGGGGGCCTGGTAATGACATGGTTTTGCACTTTATATAAACGACAACTTGAGTCAATTGAGTGTGGCAACACCTCCCGAAATACAACTGAAAAGTgcaataatattatatatattataattacaataatatatattatataatataataataccatCAAAATCTCTTTTGGCGAAGCCCCTCTCTAATAGCTTGAGGAGGAATAAAGGGCCCCCAAGTCCttactgcctagggcccccaagtcCCTTGAAACGACCCTGATTCTAGACTGAGCACACATACAGCAGTTTACATTAATATAGTATGCTGTGCTGACATTCAAGCATGGATTACCGGCCTCTGATTCAATCATTTGAAAATTGCAGGAGGGTCACTGCTCGCTGTGAAATGTAAACAGTCGATGTGTCTGTAGCAGGGCTGACGTAGCTACCCCCCATGCGTTTGTCATTCATTTATAATCAGCAAACTTTGGCTCTTACATATTCTTTACTTTTATTCATATACTTTCATTGATATTTATCCGCTGTGTGTTTTaatgcttttatttttttgtgaagcataTCGGACTACTCTTTGTGTAAAATGCATTACAGTGAAAGTACAGTATAATGTAgagtgccttgccttgccaaacTGTTTCATTTGTgatttcatttactttttttttacttaaaggtgcactgtgaaggatgtggccagagtaggtattgcaaccctgttcattgaaactgtgctgcttattgccaaatatgacCTTTTCTCATGAATATGTACAAAGCAATAAAcctatatttactagtatgaccaaagtacagcaaaaatggctatttcttgacatttaaaatggcggaccatggagaagatcccccttttcatgtatgaaattgcaattttcccagtaataatgaataattagaagaATTTaatggttgtggtaagtatttgttaaaaaaagtgacacttgtgaatgggcagcatgaattctggaaattaactaccaaaacattacacagtgcaccttaaaagcTTTTAGGTGATAAGCTAGGATGTGTTCAGATAAAGTCTTGATGCGTGATGTTTCAAACGCTTTATTCATGCACCATATACAGAAAAACATAGAGCAAACCACTGTTATGTTAATGTTTATTATTAATCATCATGCACTTTCACTTCAAATAATTCTCCACACGATATTTAATACAGTTTGTTTTCATACCATACGGATCAATATACATGAATGCCCAAAATACTACATACAGTAATTTCAATTCATCAAAGATGCATTACCACATGCTGCACGGTGACGTGAGATCATCCACCATGCCAACACTTTACCATGGAAACTAGATGAGCCAACTAATCTGTCTCCAGTTTGAGTGCAATTTTGGAGATGCTGTTGTGAGAGTATGAGCAAGGCTTTAAAACTGAACTGAGACATCCTTGAAAAAAAAGTACTGTGCATCTCACTTCTTTTTCAGCTGTGGCTGTCATTTTCTCTCTGAATGCCTTCAAATGCccccacatttctctctctctctctgtgtgtgtgtgtgtgtgtgtgtgtgtgtgtgtgtgtgtgtgtgtgtgtgtgtgtgtgtgtgtgtgtgtgtgtgtgtgtgtgtgtgtgtgtgtgtgtgtgtgtgtgtgtgtgaccttcattccttcattccttcgCTACATCCCTTGTAGTGTACTTGAGAAAGGATCAAATTCACATTAAATTCAATGTCCATCATTCTACTCCTCCTTTCTGCCAATCACATATAAAGTCAATCAATCGTTCATTCATCCATGCATTTCTTCAAATCATTCATTCACCCACTCTCTGTGTTGACAATCCTCAGACTTCGCCTCTAGCACCCGAGTCCACTCATTGACCCGATGCGGTCCAGCTTGAGGCCAAAGCAGCCGCGGTTCCAGCCCCGCCTCACGCGGTCCGGCACCGCTCGCTTCTGATTGGCCAGGGCCGTGCGGATGAGGCGGAGCCAGGAGTTGTCGCTGCTCTGCGCCGGCAGGTCCGCCCACTTGGGGTACTCGGCCACCTTGACGGCGGAACCGTACGGCTGCAGAGGCTGCTCCGATTGGTCATCCGTCAGGTTCTCAAGGTCGTCCTGGGTCAGGAGGTCATTGTAGCGGTCCAGGACCTGCTCCAGAAactggagatagagagagtgagagagagagagatagacacagagagagagagacagagagagagagagagagagagagagagagagagagagagagagagagatagagagagagagagagagagagactcagtaaCAAAACGCAACATCCTTTCCGCAGCCACAAACATGGGTATCACAACTTTTATTCTCATGGATGGAGCCTGGTTCCTTACGTCATTGGGTGTGAAAACACATGTTGGAATAGAGGAAAGAATTGAAAAGattctcctatctcttctcttcactcctttcctgtcctctaaTATGTGAcaggagtggaagagaagagaagagaagaaaaggaagagaagagaagataagagaagataaga from Engraulis encrasicolus isolate BLACKSEA-1 chromosome 5, IST_EnEncr_1.0, whole genome shotgun sequence includes:
- the nppcl gene encoding C-type natriuretic peptide-like isoform X2; the encoded protein is MLYPALLCVLLLLLSPLRPTESRALYPPNSNNAMQFLEQVLDRYNDLLTQDDLENLTDDQSEQPLQPYGSAVKVAEYPKWADLPAQSSDNSWLRLIRTALANQKRAVPDRVRRGWNRGCFGLKLDRIGSMSGLGC
- the nppcl gene encoding C-type natriuretic peptide-like isoform X1, with the protein product MHLCVCVCVYVCVCVYSTMLYPALLCVLLLLLSPLRPTESRALYPPNSNNAMQFLEQVLDRYNDLLTQDDLENLTDDQSEQPLQPYGSAVKVAEYPKWADLPAQSSDNSWLRLIRTALANQKRAVPDRVRRGWNRGCFGLKLDRIGSMSGLGC